In Nitrospira sp., one genomic interval encodes:
- a CDS encoding NUDIX hydrolase: MSEPTVVRSAGGIVLRGQEVLLIRVSDQKGRPIWSFPKGRLDAGETPAQAALREVLEETGWRCRIDVELCRTEYWFQRVGRRFRKTVVWFKMTPLEQAGQPDGEVEEVQWVEHQEAIKRLRYPSDVTLLLEVIAGKASQGATPSP; the protein is encoded by the coding sequence ATGTCTGAACCGACCGTCGTACGTTCCGCGGGCGGCATCGTGCTTCGCGGACAGGAGGTGCTGCTGATTCGGGTGTCGGATCAGAAAGGCCGGCCGATCTGGTCGTTTCCCAAAGGCAGGTTGGATGCCGGAGAAACTCCGGCCCAGGCGGCTCTACGAGAGGTGCTGGAGGAAACGGGCTGGCGATGTCGGATCGATGTGGAACTCTGCCGAACGGAATATTGGTTTCAGCGGGTCGGACGCCGGTTCCGGAAGACCGTCGTCTGGTTCAAGATGACGCCGCTTGAGCAGGCGGGGCAGCCGGACGGAGAGGTGGAAGAGGTCCAGTGGGTGGAGCACCAGGAGGCCATCAAGCGACTCCGTTATCCATCGGACGTGACATTGCTGTTGGAGGTCATCGCCGGAAAAGCTTCGCAAGGTGCGACGCCCTCGCCTTGA
- a CDS encoding response regulator transcription factor — MRSTSTVRILVVDDHPFFRRGVKDILEEGFEGARMAECGNAQEMLDEVRERHYDLVIMDISMPGRSGPEVLKELKQLAPDLPVLILSMHPEDQYAIRMFKAGAAGYLTKASAPEELVQAAKKVLAGGHYVSASVGEALAVTVRTGVDKLPHERLSDREYEVLCLIASGKTVSSIAESINLSVTTISTYRARILEKMNLKNNAELTRYALQHGLVV, encoded by the coding sequence ATGAGATCCACGAGCACGGTGCGCATTCTTGTCGTCGACGATCATCCGTTCTTTCGCCGCGGCGTGAAGGATATTTTGGAAGAGGGGTTTGAAGGGGCTCGGATGGCGGAATGCGGCAACGCGCAAGAGATGCTGGACGAGGTGCGGGAACGCCATTACGACCTGGTCATCATGGACATCAGCATGCCGGGTCGAAGCGGGCCTGAAGTCCTCAAGGAACTCAAGCAATTGGCACCGGACTTGCCGGTTTTGATCCTCAGCATGCACCCCGAAGACCAATATGCCATTCGGATGTTCAAGGCCGGGGCGGCCGGGTACTTGACCAAGGCCAGTGCGCCGGAAGAATTGGTGCAGGCGGCGAAGAAGGTCTTAGCCGGCGGCCATTACGTGAGTGCCTCGGTCGGTGAGGCCTTGGCCGTGACGGTGCGGACCGGCGTCGATAAACTGCCGCACGAACGCCTTTCAGACCGGGAATACGAAGTGCTCTGCCTGATCGCCTCGGGCAAAACAGTGAGCTCGATTGCCGAGAGCATTAACTTGAGCGTCACTACCATCAGCACCTACCGGGCCCGGATCTTGGAAAAGATGAATCTGAAGAACAATGCCGAACTGACCCGATACGCCCTGCAACATGGGCTGGTCGTGTGA
- a CDS encoding PAS domain S-box protein codes for MYSLARFSLLEMTECSAVLRRLGQQATSFRDLAGRTVAYLFSTFGDSSTGARDCVLVRCFKTAPFSRLDSDSQQLACGMLGGILPTPDLKCLTLLSTAGDEPDWNVVERSRRYRAIPMVSDDFVKQFPMFSQLLRQFGSPTFFDVAPEVEWLMDEEERTYNVFYVPDAVGSPYVPVQQNFVLKYGVKSVLCFGGILPSRDLFAVILFSRTPIPRTTATLCKSLALSMKVSLLAFDDTGVTTTEDARHQSDRAAADAGTHARHHARLSVTEQLLQVYENAVRTQSAGMDQANRALRERAEALERSEQALGEQTRIVNSILRSMGDGVVVIDGEGRLVVANPAVESILGFPPSLISPAEWGGGHQLFHADTVTGFQRAEWPLARALRGEKIDWLEVYVQVSPELPGRWVSINARPVTEEDGALRGAVAVFHDITWLKRAQEALFESEYRFRSLVEGARDIIFTLSSEGSITSLNQAFETVTNWGRSQWLGEPLTALLHPDDAGFCRDVVQAILERGAPLTCSMQLSRNPDGYVTGEFVGTPQLRQGRVVGVLGIIRDVTERRRIEDALRVSEERLRSIVQSTKDAIVLVNALMKVAFWNKGAEATFGYAAEEIIGQPVTMIIAETGQERLSRTVQRVRVLEQMQMTSKTLELVGRRKDGGEFPLELSLTPWRGKADLFFTIIMRDISERRAAEEELDRLHRHNQVVLNSAGEGIYGVDREGRLTFVNPAAAKMFGWEADELIGQSFHALIPDADVNSMSYTERCAMMNATIVGGVVTEHADSAFRRKDGSSFPVEYVSTPIRERGEVVGAVVVFKDTTDRKRAEEQLQDSLRRLRKLSRRMEGIREEERGRIARELHDELGVGLTCLKIDLSRLGGLLGERVAPGGRARIDEKIRGMKEQVDSTITSVQRLVAELRPGVLDDLGLVAAIEWQCRDFQRRTGITCRCAVSHEDLRIDPEHATAVFRICQEALTNVTRHAQATEVQVRLEDQGRDVVLQVCDNGRGIPQERLVDARSFGLLGMHERAGLLGGEVRIETREGAGTTIVLRLPR; via the coding sequence GTGTATAGTCTGGCACGCTTCTCCCTATTGGAAATGACCGAATGTTCAGCCGTTCTTCGGCGGCTGGGACAGCAAGCGACCTCGTTCCGAGACCTTGCCGGTCGAACCGTTGCCTACCTGTTTTCGACCTTCGGGGACTCCTCCACCGGGGCACGTGACTGCGTGTTGGTTCGTTGTTTCAAAACCGCGCCGTTCAGCCGATTGGACTCGGACAGTCAGCAGTTGGCTTGCGGGATGCTCGGAGGCATCCTTCCCACGCCCGATCTCAAATGCCTCACACTCTTGTCCACGGCGGGAGACGAACCGGATTGGAATGTGGTCGAACGGTCTCGTCGCTATCGGGCCATTCCGATGGTCAGCGACGACTTCGTCAAACAGTTCCCCATGTTCTCGCAGTTGTTGCGCCAGTTTGGGTCGCCCACCTTCTTCGACGTGGCGCCGGAAGTGGAGTGGCTCATGGACGAGGAGGAGCGCACCTACAACGTGTTTTACGTGCCTGATGCCGTGGGAAGTCCCTATGTGCCGGTGCAGCAGAACTTTGTGCTGAAGTATGGCGTGAAGTCGGTGCTGTGTTTCGGCGGCATCTTGCCGTCGCGAGACCTGTTCGCCGTGATCCTGTTTTCACGCACGCCGATTCCCCGCACGACCGCCACCCTCTGCAAATCACTCGCGCTCAGCATGAAGGTCTCCTTGCTGGCGTTTGACGATACGGGCGTCACCACGACGGAAGACGCGCGGCATCAATCGGATCGTGCAGCCGCGGATGCTGGTACTCATGCCCGACACCATGCGAGGCTCTCCGTCACCGAACAACTCCTGCAGGTCTATGAGAATGCGGTGCGGACTCAGTCGGCGGGGATGGACCAGGCCAACCGGGCGCTCCGCGAGCGGGCGGAGGCGCTGGAGCGGTCCGAACAGGCCCTGGGGGAACAGACGCGGATCGTCAACTCGATTCTGCGCAGCATGGGCGACGGAGTGGTGGTGATCGACGGCGAGGGGCGGTTGGTCGTCGCTAACCCGGCGGTCGAAAGCATCCTCGGATTTCCCCCCAGTCTTATCTCTCCGGCTGAATGGGGCGGAGGCCATCAGCTCTTTCATGCCGACACCGTGACGGGGTTTCAGCGGGCCGAGTGGCCGCTGGCGCGCGCGCTGCGCGGGGAAAAGATCGATTGGCTCGAGGTGTACGTGCAGGTCTCACCGGAACTGCCGGGCCGGTGGGTCAGCATCAATGCGCGGCCGGTCACGGAGGAGGATGGCGCCCTGCGTGGCGCCGTGGCGGTCTTCCATGACATTACTTGGCTCAAGCGGGCGCAGGAAGCGCTCTTCGAATCGGAGTATCGCTTCAGAAGCTTGGTCGAGGGCGCGCGGGATATCATCTTCACGCTGTCCTCAGAGGGCAGCATCACCTCTCTCAATCAAGCCTTCGAAACCGTGACCAACTGGGGACGGTCGCAATGGCTCGGAGAGCCGCTGACGGCGCTGTTGCATCCGGACGATGCCGGATTTTGTCGGGACGTTGTGCAGGCCATTCTGGAACGGGGAGCACCCCTGACCTGTTCGATGCAGCTCAGCCGCAATCCGGACGGCTACGTGACGGGCGAGTTCGTCGGGACACCCCAGTTGCGGCAAGGCCGGGTCGTAGGCGTGTTGGGGATCATTCGGGATGTGACCGAGCGCAGGCGGATCGAGGATGCGCTTCGCGTCAGCGAAGAGCGGTTGCGTTCCATCGTACAGTCCACGAAGGACGCCATCGTGCTGGTGAATGCGTTGATGAAGGTCGCGTTTTGGAACAAGGGAGCGGAGGCTACGTTCGGATATGCGGCCGAAGAAATCATCGGACAACCGGTCACTATGATCATCGCTGAGACGGGCCAGGAACGGTTGTCGCGAACGGTGCAGCGGGTTCGCGTGCTTGAACAGATGCAGATGACCAGTAAAACCTTGGAATTGGTCGGGCGCCGAAAAGACGGCGGCGAGTTTCCGCTGGAGTTGAGTCTCACGCCCTGGAGAGGCAAGGCCGATCTCTTCTTCACGATCATCATGCGGGACATCAGCGAGCGTCGGGCGGCTGAAGAAGAGTTGGACCGCCTGCATCGTCATAACCAAGTGGTGTTGAACTCCGCCGGCGAAGGGATCTATGGCGTGGATCGAGAGGGACGCTTGACCTTCGTTAATCCGGCGGCGGCTAAGATGTTTGGATGGGAGGCCGACGAATTGATCGGGCAATCGTTCCATGCCTTGATTCCGGACGCGGACGTGAACAGCATGTCGTACACCGAACGGTGCGCCATGATGAACGCCACGATCGTGGGAGGAGTGGTGACGGAGCATGCCGACAGTGCCTTCCGGCGCAAGGATGGCAGCAGCTTCCCCGTCGAATATGTGAGTACGCCCATCCGTGAGCGGGGAGAGGTGGTCGGGGCCGTGGTTGTGTTCAAGGATACCACCGACCGCAAACGCGCCGAGGAACAGTTACAGGATTCGCTGCGGCGGCTCAGAAAATTGTCTCGCCGCATGGAGGGGATTCGGGAAGAGGAGCGCGGACGAATCGCGCGCGAGTTGCACGACGAACTGGGAGTGGGCCTGACGTGCCTGAAAATCGATCTCTCTCGATTGGGTGGGTTGCTGGGGGAACGAGTGGCGCCGGGTGGACGCGCCAGGATCGACGAGAAAATTCGAGGCATGAAAGAACAGGTGGACAGCACCATCACGTCCGTGCAACGACTGGTAGCGGAATTGCGGCCCGGCGTGTTGGACGATCTCGGCCTGGTGGCGGCGATCGAGTGGCAGTGCCGCGATTTCCAGCGTCGCACGGGTATCACCTGTCGCTGTGCGGTCAGTCATGAAGACCTCCGCATCGATCCCGAACATGCGACGGCGGTGTTTCGCATCTGTCAAGAGGCCCTGACCAACGTGACCAGGCATGCTCAGGCTACCGAGGTCCAGGTGCGGCTGGAGGATCAAGGCCGGGACGTGGTCCTGCAGGTGTGCGATAACGGGCGTGGTATTCCGCAGGAGCGATTGGTCGATGCCCGATCGTTCGGGCTGTTAGGCATGCACGAGCGCGCCGGCCTGCTCGGCGGCGAGGTGCGCATCGAGACCAGGGAGGGTGCCGGGACGACCATCGTCTTGCGTCTCCCGCGTTAA
- a CDS encoding DUF882 domain-containing protein, with the protein MRPHPQPSCSRRGFLRASAVGAALVCARLILPQAVWAQGGPVGKLTLLNLQTDERLSVVYRNEEGRYDESALNDLNYLLRCHHTNQSIMMDVQLIEFLNLVQLRLGGRREVHVISGYRSPEYNAHLIDIGKRAARHSYHVSGQAVDIQIPGVPLRTVRDAALRLGRGGVGYYPRSRFVHLDSGPFRFW; encoded by the coding sequence ATGAGACCTCATCCACAACCTTCATGTAGTCGGCGTGGATTTTTGCGTGCTTCCGCAGTCGGCGCAGCTTTGGTCTGCGCGCGGTTGATTCTCCCGCAGGCGGTGTGGGCACAGGGAGGTCCCGTTGGAAAGTTGACCCTTCTGAATCTCCAGACGGACGAACGGCTTTCAGTGGTCTATCGAAACGAGGAGGGCCGCTATGATGAGAGCGCCCTTAACGATCTCAATTACCTCTTGCGGTGCCACCACACCAATCAGTCCATCATGATGGATGTGCAGCTGATCGAGTTTCTCAACCTGGTGCAATTGCGGTTGGGAGGTCGGCGGGAAGTGCATGTCATCTCCGGCTATCGCTCTCCCGAATACAACGCCCACCTCATCGATATCGGCAAGCGCGCGGCGCGGCACAGTTATCACGTCTCTGGGCAGGCCGTAGACATCCAGATTCCCGGCGTGCCGCTCAGGACGGTCCGGGATGCCGCGCTACGTTTAGGGCGGGGTGGGGTGGGGTACTATCCTCGCAGTCGGTTCGTGCACTTGGACTCAGGCCCCTTCCGTTTCTGGTAG
- a CDS encoding sigma-54-dependent Fis family transcriptional regulator — translation MAKPKLLVIEDESFDVSSVRAALGEEFDIETTAAKDDALDAIAMQAPAVVLLGPRADGRSADAALRLIGAARQAGPGLRIIACTAGDDQGLAAQAIAQGAYDVLSQPLDLRLLSAVVRRAARAAGLEREARQEGRATNTVVAPGLLGTSPAFQRILEAVRKVATTDVPLLITGENGTGKELIARAIHDRGARRNAPFVIMHCGAIPERVLDSELFGEEGEARSGSSGIKPGKLESAHGGTLLLQEVSELPPALQAKLLRFLQERTCIRSGGHRPVDCDVRIIASNCIGVKDAVEKGLFREDLYYRLGTVHINLPRLRERGDDVVVLSMRFLRQAAAQTAVPMPGFSREAVAALRAYNWPGNVRELSDRVARAFIMSDGTPITPADLDIPYHPDGQGEESISFKVNQQRVETDLIMKAFTLSHGNLSRAAHELGISRSTLYRRLRQYGMDRALDVRRALNVSQ, via the coding sequence GTGGCGAAACCGAAACTGTTGGTGATCGAGGACGAATCCTTTGATGTTTCGAGCGTGCGAGCGGCTCTCGGCGAGGAATTCGACATAGAGACGACGGCCGCGAAAGACGACGCCCTCGATGCGATTGCGATGCAGGCCCCGGCGGTGGTGCTCCTCGGCCCTCGTGCAGACGGTCGGTCGGCAGATGCGGCGCTACGCCTGATAGGTGCGGCGCGTCAGGCGGGACCCGGGCTGAGAATCATCGCCTGCACAGCCGGTGACGATCAGGGGTTGGCAGCGCAGGCCATCGCTCAGGGGGCCTACGATGTGCTGTCACAGCCGCTGGACCTACGACTCTTGAGCGCCGTTGTACGGCGCGCCGCGCGGGCGGCGGGGTTAGAGCGAGAGGCGCGCCAAGAGGGCCGAGCCACAAATACAGTCGTCGCCCCGGGATTGCTCGGCACGAGCCCGGCCTTTCAGCGGATCCTCGAAGCGGTCCGGAAAGTTGCGACCACGGATGTGCCGCTCCTCATTACCGGTGAGAACGGGACCGGCAAAGAGTTGATCGCCCGCGCCATTCACGATCGAGGGGCGCGGCGGAACGCTCCATTTGTGATCATGCATTGCGGGGCTATCCCGGAGCGGGTCTTGGATTCGGAATTGTTCGGGGAAGAAGGCGAAGCGAGGAGCGGGAGCAGCGGGATCAAGCCAGGAAAGCTGGAATCGGCGCATGGAGGGACCTTGCTCTTGCAGGAGGTGAGCGAACTGCCTCCCGCGTTGCAGGCCAAGCTGTTACGCTTCTTGCAAGAACGCACCTGCATTCGGAGCGGCGGACATCGACCCGTCGACTGTGATGTCCGAATCATTGCCTCCAATTGCATCGGTGTGAAGGATGCGGTGGAGAAGGGGCTTTTCCGCGAGGATCTGTATTATCGCCTGGGCACGGTCCACATCAATCTCCCGCGCTTGCGTGAGCGGGGCGACGATGTCGTGGTCTTGAGCATGCGGTTCCTCCGCCAAGCGGCCGCACAGACCGCTGTGCCTATGCCTGGCTTCAGTCGCGAAGCGGTCGCGGCCCTGCGCGCGTACAATTGGCCGGGCAATGTGCGCGAGTTGTCTGATCGGGTCGCTCGTGCCTTCATCATGTCCGATGGGACACCGATTACGCCGGCGGATCTGGATATTCCCTATCACCCGGATGGGCAGGGCGAGGAATCGATTTCGTTCAAGGTGAATCAGCAGCGTGTCGAAACCGACCTGATCATGAAAGCCTTTACGCTCTCTCACGGCAATTTGAGCCGAGCGGCTCACGAATTGGGCATCAGCCGTTCGACGCTCTATCGTCGGTTGCGCCAGTACGGAATGGATCGCGCACTGGACGTGCGACGTGCGTTGAACGTGTCACAGTGA
- a CDS encoding chlorite dismutase family protein, with translation MSSPEQPRRQFVNFTFYKVDPAWRRLSEDERTRGKQEFLRAVEEYQGKVLVIAYTTVGIRGDCDLMLWRISYELELFQEMSTKILASGLGKYLSNPYSYLAMTKRSIYVDNHTHENQESKRLTVVPGKAKYIFVYPFVKTREWFLLTKAARQGMMDEHIEVGHRFPSVKLNTTYSFGLDDQEWVVAFESDKPEDFLDLVMALRETEGSRYTLRDTPIFTCIRKSLKETLDTLGG, from the coding sequence ATGTCCAGCCCCGAACAACCCCGCCGTCAATTTGTGAATTTCACGTTCTACAAGGTTGATCCTGCATGGCGCCGGCTCTCCGAAGATGAGCGGACACGCGGCAAGCAAGAGTTCCTCCGCGCCGTCGAAGAATATCAGGGCAAGGTGCTGGTCATCGCCTATACGACCGTGGGCATCCGGGGCGACTGCGACCTCATGCTGTGGCGCATCAGCTACGAGCTGGAATTGTTCCAGGAAATGAGCACGAAGATCCTGGCTTCAGGTTTGGGCAAATATTTGAGCAACCCCTATTCCTACCTGGCCATGACCAAGCGGTCGATCTATGTGGACAACCACACTCACGAAAACCAGGAGAGCAAGCGGTTGACCGTGGTGCCCGGCAAGGCCAAGTACATCTTCGTCTACCCCTTCGTGAAGACCCGCGAATGGTTCCTCCTCACCAAGGCGGCCAGGCAAGGCATGATGGACGAACACATTGAAGTGGGCCATCGGTTCCCGTCGGTCAAGCTCAATACCACCTACTCATTCGGACTCGACGATCAGGAATGGGTGGTGGCCTTCGAGAGCGACAAGCCGGAAGACTTCCTTGACCTCGTCATGGCCTTGCGTGAAACCGAAGGGAGCCGCTATACCCTGCGCGATACGCCGATCTTCACCTGCATTCGCAAGAGCCTGAAAGAAACGCTCGACACGCTGGGGGGATAA
- a CDS encoding SDR family oxidoreductase encodes MTQQPATEERRVVVTGASTGIGAACARYLDSLGLTVWACVRRQADGEVLLGGASSRLRILMLDVTDAASIAAAGRTLTDAVGDQGLSGLVNNAGISVAGPLELLPLADIRAQFEVNVFGALAVTQTLLPLLRRGGGRIVNMSSIAGLAATPFLGAYCGSKYALEAMSDAMRLELAPWGMQVALVEPGAIQSEIWRRAGLAVNRMLGRVDPEALRLYEQPLLRMQEVITRAENRAIPAEWVARAVAHALTAKRPRTRYVVGKDARFRALLKWLLPDRAQDRVLAWFLGLPASKPKAGLCRNEGGTSNVGMDHV; translated from the coding sequence ATGACACAACAGCCGGCAACAGAGGAACGTAGGGTCGTCGTCACTGGTGCGTCCACCGGGATCGGCGCTGCCTGCGCGCGATATCTCGATAGTCTGGGCCTCACGGTGTGGGCCTGTGTGCGGCGGCAGGCAGACGGCGAAGTCCTGCTAGGCGGGGCTTCCTCCCGGCTACGTATCTTGATGCTGGATGTGACCGACGCCGCATCCATCGCCGCCGCCGGCCGAACGTTAACCGACGCAGTCGGCGACCAAGGGTTGTCGGGGCTGGTGAACAACGCCGGCATTTCCGTGGCCGGTCCGCTCGAACTTCTGCCCTTGGCCGATATCAGGGCGCAGTTCGAGGTAAATGTATTCGGAGCGCTCGCGGTGACGCAGACGTTGTTGCCGCTGCTTCGCCGGGGCGGGGGGCGCATTGTGAACATGAGCTCGATCGCGGGTTTGGCCGCCACGCCGTTCCTCGGTGCCTATTGTGGATCCAAGTACGCGCTTGAGGCGATGAGTGATGCGATGCGGCTGGAACTGGCGCCCTGGGGGATGCAGGTGGCGTTGGTGGAACCGGGAGCGATTCAGTCCGAGATCTGGCGGCGCGCGGGGCTGGCAGTCAACCGAATGCTCGGCCGGGTCGATCCGGAAGCGTTGCGATTGTATGAACAGCCGTTGTTGCGCATGCAGGAGGTCATCACGAGGGCGGAGAATCGCGCGATTCCGGCCGAATGGGTCGCGCGTGCCGTGGCCCATGCCTTGACGGCCAAGCGGCCGCGGACCCGGTATGTGGTCGGAAAGGATGCTCGGTTCCGTGCGCTGCTGAAGTGGCTTCTGCCGGATCGTGCGCAGGATCGGGTGCTCGCCTGGTTCTTGGGCTTGCCGGCCTCCAAGCCGAAAGCGGGTCTCTGCCGGAATGAAGGAGGCACGTCGAACGTGGGAATGGATCATGTCTGA
- a CDS encoding competence/damage-inducible protein A — MKTTRPWIAETIAVGSELLVGGRLDTNSLFIADRLAECGVALRYKTTVGDDLADIAQTVRTAAARVRVMIMTGGLGPTIDDLTRDAVARATGYRLVRRKAALDEMTARLAGWGRTPTRSQFRQALIPAGAQVLSNPVGTAPGFALTWKGTLLAALPGVPREMEPMLTAGVLPILREWMQRAQAVQAVPMVRRVLHTSGVPESWVDDKLKGLIPKRSPVQLGIYASSMEIMVSLAGPVTVRRGAATVDGLAVEAKRRLSDILYGEEGDTMEAVVGRLLAGQRLTLAVAESCTGGLIGHRLTQVAGSSAYLDRVAVCYSNRAKREMLGVPSDLIERHGAVSAEVAAAMARGVRERSGTSVGLSVTGIAGPGGATETKPVGLVYVGLDGGPNDATTKEFRFHGGDRNVIKQRSSQAALDLLRRWLITRTQG; from the coding sequence ATGAAGACCACCAGACCTTGGATTGCGGAAACGATTGCGGTCGGCTCGGAGCTTCTCGTAGGAGGGCGGCTCGATACCAACTCTCTCTTCATCGCCGATCGATTGGCGGAGTGCGGCGTGGCGCTCCGTTACAAGACGACGGTCGGGGACGATCTCGCCGATATCGCGCAGACGGTCAGGACTGCAGCCGCGAGAGTGCGTGTGATGATCATGACCGGCGGCTTGGGGCCGACGATCGACGATCTCACGCGTGATGCGGTGGCGCGGGCGACCGGCTACCGGCTGGTGCGGCGAAAGGCGGCATTAGATGAAATGACGGCGCGTCTAGCCGGCTGGGGACGGACGCCGACTCGGTCCCAGTTTCGCCAAGCCCTGATCCCTGCCGGCGCGCAGGTGCTGTCCAATCCGGTGGGCACGGCGCCGGGGTTCGCTCTGACCTGGAAGGGAACGCTGCTTGCCGCTCTGCCGGGCGTTCCGCGCGAAATGGAACCGATGCTGACGGCGGGGGTTCTGCCTATACTTCGTGAATGGATGCAACGCGCGCAGGCAGTTCAGGCCGTTCCGATGGTGCGCCGCGTGCTCCATACGTCTGGAGTGCCGGAATCCTGGGTCGATGACAAGCTGAAGGGCCTCATCCCGAAAAGGAGTCCGGTCCAGCTTGGCATCTATGCCTCATCGATGGAAATCATGGTGTCCCTGGCGGGACCCGTGACGGTGCGTCGGGGAGCGGCAACCGTCGACGGCCTGGCGGTAGAAGCCAAGCGGCGGCTCAGCGACATTCTGTACGGCGAAGAAGGCGACACGATGGAAGCGGTGGTGGGGCGGCTGCTGGCCGGGCAACGCCTGACGTTGGCTGTGGCGGAGTCTTGCACCGGCGGGTTGATCGGCCACCGGTTGACGCAGGTGGCGGGCTCGTCCGCCTATCTGGATCGCGTGGCCGTCTGTTACAGCAACCGCGCGAAACGCGAGATGTTGGGGGTCCCGTCCGACCTGATCGAGCGGCATGGGGCCGTCAGCGCTGAAGTCGCGGCGGCCATGGCTCGCGGCGTGCGTGAACGGAGCGGAACGTCGGTTGGGTTGAGCGTGACAGGCATCGCAGGACCGGGTGGCGCGACGGAAACCAAGCCGGTGGGGTTGGTCTATGTAGGATTGGACGGCGGGCCGAACGATGCGACGACCAAGGAGTTTCGATTCCATGGCGGCGATCGCAACGTGATCAAACAACGATCTTCGCAAGCGGCGCTGGATCTGCTGCGGCGCTGGCTCATCACGAGGACGCAGGGATGA